One Senegalimassilia faecalis genomic window, TGACATACCTTTCCCTAAACGAAAAGAACCCCTCGATCCCGAGGGACGAGGGGTTCTGGAGTTGCATTGCCGATGAAGGCTTAGCGGAAGGATTTCTCCTTGATCTTGGCAGCCTTGCCCACCTTGTCGCGCAGGTAGTACAGCTTAGCGCGACGGACATCGCCCTGACGGGTGACTTCGATCTTGTCGATCTTGGGGGAATGCACCGGGAAAGTACGCTCGACACCCACGGAGAAGCTGATCTTGCGGACGGTGAACGTCTCGCGAACGCCATGGCCGTGACGACGGATGACGTCGCCCTGGAACACCTGGATACGCTCACGGTTACCCTCGGTGATGCGGTAGTGAACCTTCACGTTGTCGCCAACGTGGAATTCGGGAAGATCGGACTTGATCTGCTGCTGCTCGATTGCGCGAATGATATCCATTGCCTGTTCCTTCTTATATGTTCAGTAAAACCTTTACTTGTCACTAGACGCGATTGGACAGTATACCGCCCTGCCCCTTCTCGCGCAAGTGTTTAAGCCGCAAGCCTGCGAAATACTTCGCAAACTATCCAAGTTCTGCAAGCTGAGCCTCGATGCGGGCGAGCTGGTCTTTCGCATCGGCAAGCTTGGCGCGGTCCTTCTCGATGATCTCGGGGGCCGCCTTCGACAAAAAGCCCGGGTTCGAAAGCTTCTTGTCAAGCTTGGTCACCTCGCCGGACAGCTTCTTCTGCTCCTTGGCCAGGCGCACGCGCTCGGCCTCGAAGTCGACCATGCCGGTGAGCACGCTGTACACCTCGGCGCCGTCGACGACCACCGCTGCGCTTTCCGCGGGCTTTTCGGCACCGCAGGCCACGGTGAGGTTGCCCACGCGCGCCAGGCTGGTGATCTGAGCCGACAGCTCGTTGAGCACGTCAATGTTCTCGGCCTGGGCGTTCACCACGACGTCAAGCTCCTGCTTGGGGCTGATGCCATAGCGGGCGCGCGTCGAGCGCACCGCGCCCACCACGCCGCACAGCATGCCCACAGCGCGCTCGGCCTCGGGGTTGATCCACGCGGCAAGCGTTTCAGGCTCGGGCCACGCAGCCACCATCAGCGCCGGCTTCTCGTCGGCGGCCTTCGGCAGGTGCTCCCAAATGGCCTCGGTGACAAACGGCATGGCCGGATGCAGCAAGCGCAGGGCGTTGTCCAGCACGAACACGAGGTTGCGCTGCGTTTGCAGGCGCTGATCACCCTGCTCGCGCAGGCTGGCCTTGCAAAACTCGATGTACCAGTCGCAGAACTCGTTCCAGAAGAACCCGTGCAGCTCGCGAGCCACTTCGCCGAACTGATACGCAGAGATGCCGTCGGTGACCACGTTCGACAGACGCGCCAGGCGGCTGAAGATCCAGGCATCGGCCTGCGTGCGAGCCACCGGGGCGCCGGGCGTGAAGCCCTCAAGGTTGCCCAGCACGAAGCGGCTGGCGTTCCAGATCTTCGT contains:
- the rplS gene encoding 50S ribosomal protein L19 gives rise to the protein MDIIRAIEQQQIKSDLPEFHVGDNVKVHYRITEGNRERIQVFQGDVIRRHGHGVRETFTVRKISFSVGVERTFPVHSPKIDKIEVTRQGDVRRAKLYYLRDKVGKAAKIKEKSFR